tcttgggaggccaaggtgggaggatcacttggggccagaaaTTCAAGGTTATAGTAAGCTATCACTCCAGCCTAGTCAGCAGAGTAAGACCTTATCGCTAAAAGAAATGTTTCGAATGCTAACTGTGGTGGATGTGTTTTTGTCTGCCATGTGGTCCTTGCTCATGGTGTTTGGTATCCTAGATGGCCACATGGCCTGCCTTGGGCCAGTCACAGGTCTAAACTGTAGTTCAGATTCAACTGGTGTTCTCTGGAATTAATCACTGGGAGAGAGTAAAGTTATTTTACTAATGGGGTTGCTAAAAGAGAAGGGGGTCCAGTCTCAGCTGCTGGGGGAGCCCGCTGCGGACGGAAGAAAGCCAAGTAGAGTCAAACAGCTGGGAGTTGGAGAGATGACATTAACTGAGACTCTGGCCTCCAGTTCACTCTTTGCCATCCCAGTTCGGTGAACTAACAAATCCCTTTGTGGTTTAAGTCCGTTTGATTTAGATTTCTGGCACTTGCAACAAAAAGAAGCCTAGTCAGGAAGTATTTGAATTTCTGATTATTATGATTCTCATTTTATTGAATTCCTACAAGATAAAGGCCCTCTGCTTGGGGCTGGGGACAAAACAGGGAAAATAACACAGCTCTGCCCTTAAAGAGGCTGGAGTTTAGGGGATAGACAGGCCTATCAACAGCAGGGACTGGGCAATAAGTGCCATACAGCCCAGTGATTAAGctcagaccagtctgggcatggtggctcatgcctgtaatcccagcactttgggaggccaaagcgtgtggatcacctgaggtcaggagtttgagaccaccctgaccaacatagtgaaaccccgtttctactaaaaatacaaaaaattggccaggcatggtggcgagtgcctgtaatcccagctactcaggaggctgaggcaggagaatcacttgaacctgggaggcggagattgcagtcagccaaggtcgcccattgcactccattctgggcaacaagagcaagactccatctcaaaaaaaagaaaagaaaagaaaaagaaaaaaaaagctcagaccAGGGAAGCAGAACTATTTCAGGATCCTGGCTCCACCTCCATGTTGCCCACAAACATGTAGGCAGTTACATTTAACCTCTCCGTAAAATGAAAATACTGGTACCTACCTCATAAGACAGTGGAAGGaccttagaacaatgcctggcacatagtaagcactcaataaatgttgggtgCTGAACTCACATATTGCTATGAAAGTTCACAGGTGGAGCACCCAATAGAATAGGAGGGTCAGGGAAAGGTTTTTGGAGAAGAGAATTGAGCCCTGAGGGAGATGCACATTCCTTGGATAGGAAGAAGTTCAGGAGTATGTCAGGAGAGGAAtacagagctgggcatggtggctcacgcttataatcccagcactttgcgaggccgaggcaggtggattacctgagctcaggaattcaagaccaccctggccaacatggtgaaaccccatctctactaaaaatataaaaattagccgggcatggtggcaggcgcctgtagtctcaactactcaggaggctgaggtaggagaatcgcttgaactcgggaggcgggggttgcagtgagctgagatcacgccactgctctccagcctggctgacaagcgcaaaactctgtctcaaaaaaaaagaatacaggatGGGGAAGTCACATAGATGTCAAGTCATGATAGGCTGGAAGGCCATATTAAGGTACTTGggctagcctgggtaacaaagtgagactccatctctacaaaaaataaaataactaggggctgagaagggagaatcacttgtgcctaggagttcgaggctgcagtgagctataattgtgccactgcacttcagcctgtgtgatagGGAGattcagtctcttaaaaaaaaaaaaaaaaaaaaaaaaaacttggactTTATCTTGAGGCAACAGCCAGCTAATGAAGCCTTGAGcagggcagtgacatgatcagatttgtttttatttatttatttatttatttatttattgagacggagtttcactcttgttgcccaggctagagtgcaatggtacgatatcggctcaccgcaacctctggctcctgggttcaagcgattctccttcctcagcctcccaagtagctggaattacaggcatgtgccaccacacctggttaattttgtatttttggtagagacggggtttctccatgttggtcaggctggtctcaaactcccgacctcaggtgatccacctgctttggcctcccaaagtactaggattacaggcatgagccaccacgcctggcctatgttattttttaagtcagagtctcactctgtcacccaggctggagtgcagtggcgcgatcttggctcactgcaacttccgcctcttgggttccagcgattctcctgcctcagcctcccaaatagctaagattacaggcatgtgtctggctaatttttatattcttagtacaggggggtttttccatgttggccaggctggtctcaaactcctggcctcaagtgatctgcctgcctcggcctcccaaagtgctgggattacaggcgtaagccacagcacccagcctctgtctctattttaaaatatgtatatatttcaaaaaaaaaaaaaagatatccagATAGAACCAATAACAGGTAGATGGCATCAGAGTTAAGAGCCTTGCTCCCGTGCACACCACATAGCACATGGCGATACTACCTAGGTTATTATCTGGGTGCCTGTGTACTTCACCTCCCTAGGCCTTAGTTTTccaactgtaaaatggagataacaacaTCTGCCTCTAGGGATGTTATGTGAGTGAATGAGACAATGTCTGTAAGACACAGTatacagtaggcactcagtaaatagtaATTATTACCAAACCCCAGCACTGATCCTGgctggaaataaaaacagaaaaacacgaATAGgacaaaagaggaagagaaaaagacagatgGAGAGGAAGAACTAAAGCAATGAGTAAGGTAACaatagaggctgggcacggtggctcatgcctataatcccaacactttgggaggccaaggtgagaggattctttgagctcaagagttcgagaccagcctgggcaacatagtgagaccccatctctgctaaaaataacaaaaactagtGGGGAGGGGTCACCcatttatagtcccagctactcgggaggctgagacaggaggatcgcttgagcccaggaggtcaaggctgcagtgagctgtgatcacctactgcactccacctgggcaacagagcaagaccctgtctcatttaaaaaacaaaacagaaggccggatgtggtggctcatgcctgtaatcccagcactttgggaggctgaggcaggcagatcacctgaggtcaggagttcaagagcagcctggccaacatggcgaaacctggtctctactgaaaatacaaaaattagccaggcatggtggtggacacctgtaatcccagctactcaggaggctgaggcaggagaattgcttgaacccaggaggcggaggttgcagtgagccgagatcgtgccactgcactccagcctggatgacaagagcaaaactctgttaaaaagaaaaaaaatgcttgctatgtgccaggcactgctgtaAGCACTTTGCACACACTAACTTCTTCTCACAACCCCGTGTGTACTatcattatccccactttacagatgaggaaactgtggcaCAGAGTGGTTTAGTTTGTCACAGGCAGTGAGCACTCACACACAGGCATTCTGTCTCTAAAGCTAAACTACCCCTACACTTCATTAGCTGTGATCTGATACCTGTTGTATACAAATCGCTATGGCAGCAAATAGCCAGTGAGGGCAAGGTTCAAGGGAGGAGATGGTATCTGAGCTGGGTCTTGTAGGTTGAAGAATCTGCCAGCTTATAAGAAGGACAAGGGCATTCCGGGGAGGgcaaacagcatgtgcaaagtaCCAAGGGCTTGAAAATGCACCCCAGGTCCATATCAGGAATACATTGCCCAGTGTGACTGCAGCCCTGTGAGGACtatgggaagaaagagagggagggaaggaatttGGCTCTCATTGTAGAAGCAGTGAGGAGCCTTGAACTACTTTCAACAGGGCAGTGGCCAAGTCAGATATTTTAGTTCGCTGGTGCTGATGGCCCTCTGTAGAGCGCACTGGCAGAGACTGGGTGGAGGCAGGAATCTTGGGTCAAATGATGAAATCAGAATCTCCTTGGTGGTCCTCCACCCTCCCCTACCACCACCAGTACAAAGCGAGGAGTAAGCACTTGGAAGAGCAGAGGAACTAAAAGGTTGAGCAGAAACATTGCTGCCTGGCACGGATGGGCACCTACTTCCCCTCTCCCCAGCTAGGGAGCCTGCAGAAGGTGGCAGCCATGACAATATCTAAGATGCAAACGTTCCAGAAAAGAAGGATGGTGGGGAAGTGAGGGAGCTTCCCGGCTCCCCAGGGTTCTATCCTCTCCCACCCCCTCACCCTACCTGCCGTCCCGGGACCCCTCCGCAGTCCGCCGGCTCACCCTGACTCAACTCCAAGACCCTGTGGGCCTCCTGGAGCCTCCACTGCCCTTCCGCCAAGCTGCACACGCCCAGCGCCAGCTGTCGGGAGCCTGCTGCAAACCTGCAGAGCCAGTCAGCGCCATCCGGCGCCGTCCGGACTCGAGCACTCGAGGCCGCCGACTGGGGCTCCGGGGCCCAGCTCCCTTCCACATCCCGCCGCTCTAACAGACTCTCCCGGGGATCCCCAAGGGTGCTCCAGGTGGTGCCAGCTGGGATGGAGCCCTGGACCACAGCCGTTGAGACCTGCTGTCCTCAGTTCTCCCCTTATTCAGGCCACGAGTTTTGGAACATTTGCTTTTATTCCTTCCAGACAAAGACCCACAAGGGGCCGCGCCTCCCTGGTGGGGACCCGGCAGGACAGAGTCTCCCACACCCTAGGGACACGCGATCTTGGAGGAGGCGACTGTCCACTCCTTACTGCACGCCCTCCATCATCTTCAGGAACTCTgcgggaaaggagagggagagggtcaGGGGTCCCACTGGGgagcagaggccaggccaggGCTCCAGCCACACCGAGGGgatgactttttgtttttgtttttgttgtgacagagtctcactctgttgccaaggtcGCCaaggtctgtcgcccaggctagagtgcagtggcacaatcatagctcattgcagccttgatctcctgggctcaagcgatcctctcacctcagcccccagagtaactgggaccacaggtgtgccaccacgcccgcctttttattttattttatttttttgtaaacacagggtctcactatgttgcccaggttggtctcgaactgttggcctcaagcaatcctcccgcctcatcctcccaaagttctgggattttacagtcctgagccaccacgccccccTGCCTGGTCATTAATTGATAAACTGCACAGAGTCCTGAAGCGCTTCTATACCTGCCCCCAGGAGACTATGGGGAACTTGGTGAGGTTACGCCCGGCCCAGCCCACAAGGCCAAGGACACTGCACCGGAGCCAGACACCAGTGCCCGCCGTCCTCTGGGGCTCCCACCCGCTCTTCCCAAGCTCCCGTGGCCCTCACCGTCGAAGTCAATGCGGCCGTCGTTGTTCTTGTCGCCGTCTTTCATCAGAGATTCGATCTCCTCGTCCGTCACGTGCTCCCCGGAGGCCCTGAAAATCTCAGCCAGCTCCTCCGGGTCGATGTAGCCGTCTGCATTCCTTCAGGTCCGAGGGACAGGGCAGGGCTCAGGGCCGGGGCGAGCTGCCCTGGCCACCACACTCGACGCCCCGCTTCCGCACTCCCAACCCGGGGAAGCTTCCAGCTCTGCCGGCCGGGTTCTGACTGCTAAGCTCCTCCCTCGGCTCCCGGGCCCCCAGCGCACCTGTCGAAGATGCGGAAGCACTCAGCCAGCTCCTCCTCGCTCTTCCCCTTCGCGTCCTCTTTCATCTGGCGCACCATCATGACCAAGAACTCCTCGAAGTCGATGGTGCCGCTGCCTGCGGGGAGCAGGTGGCGGACTGAGCCTGAGCCCAGCCGCTGCCGCCTCTCCCCACCATCCCCTGCCTCGGAGGGACACCAGCTCACCGTCCTCATCCACCTCCTCGATGATGGCGTCCAGCTCCTCTTTGGTGGGTGTCTGGCCCAGCATCCTCATCACCGTGCCCAACTCCTTGACGCTGATGTCCCCACCACCATCAGCATCAAACATGTCAAAGGCAGCCTTGAACTCTGCgagggagggcagagggcagaggtgaGGCCGGCTGGACTGTCAGTCTCACACCTACCCCCCTCCAACCCTGCCTAGAGGCCAACATGTCCCCAGCATACATccacccagcccccagcctgCCGCGCCTCACTCACCAGCGATCATCTCCTCGCTGAGGTAGGACCTGGCCTCAGCCTGCTGGTCCGTCTGGGGGAGACACAGAGAAAGTCTGAGCTGAAGAGGCAGCCCCAGAGCAGTTCCTCACCTCAAACCCATTCTTCCCAACCCCCACTCTGTCAGCACCCCTTGGTTCTCCAGAAGAACAACTTCAAACTTGCCACATAATTGTGTGCCCGCACAGCACCCAATCACAGTTTCGttttgtctcgctctgtcacacaggctgaatgcagcagtgtgatcatagctcactgcagcctcaacctcctagggtcaagcaatcgtcccacttcagcctcctgagtagctgggactatagcgtacaccacgcctaatttttaaaattttttgtagagacggggtcccactatattacccaggctggttttgaactcctgggctcaagtgatcctcccatctcagcctcccaaagtgctaggattacaggcttgagccactgtgcccagcttctgaccccagtttttgctttgtttgtttttgtgacagtctcgccctgttgcccaggctggagtgcaatggcatgatctcggctcactgcaacctccacctcctgggttcaagcgattctcctccctcagcctcccgagtagctgggattacaggcatgtgccaacacacccagctaatttttgtatttttagtagagacgaggtttcaccatgttggccaggctggtcttgaactcctcacctcaggtgatctgcccacctcggcttcccaaagtgctgggattacaggcatgagccaccatgcccggcctgaccccagtttttttgttttgttttgagacagagttttgctcttgttgcctaggctgcagtgtaATGGCACGATTTTGCTCGCTGCAACAGCAACcgccacctccggggttcaagcaattcttctctctcagcctcccaagtagctgggattacaggcatgcaccaccacgcccggctaattttgtatttttagtagagatgaggtttctccatgctggtcaggctggtctcgaaccccctaccttaggcgatctgcctgcctcagcttcccaaagtgatgggattacaggcgtgagccaccgcacgcagcCCGTGACCCCAGttttgagaaaaagagagaagacaacaaATTAAGTCCAAGGCCATCTCACTTGTCAATTGAAGGCCAAGTCCAGAACCCCCCcagtgaccttaggcaagtcacttagcgTGCCTTCATCTTTTCTCTGTAGCTTTTCAGGGATGAGATATCAGGGGTGTGAAAGGGCTTTGTAAAGGGCTAGCACCATTCCAGCACTATTTTCCAGTTTTCTGCAGCTCCTCATGGTGCCCAGTACTTTAATAGTTGCTCAATAAAATGTTtgttctcaaataaataataatgcaacACAAGTTATTGAGTACTTGCTGCATGTCAGGCCACAGATCAGGCACTGGGACCACCAAGAAGAGGCAGAGGACACATCATCCCACCCCTCAGAGAACTGGCAGAGTCGGAGGCTGTCAGCTTCCTTCTTAGGATTCAGTCATTGGAGAAAAGGCCCCTCATGTGGGGCTGAATGAGATGGAGGCCTTGACATGAAAATGAGATTTCTGCGGGGGTTTCCAGGTCATATCCAAGCCAGGCCGTCTGGGTCAGAGGCTTTGGAGTGAGACTGGCAGTGAGGACGGGGTGAGGCTTCCAAGGAGCTCTTCAGCCGGCTGGCCGCCCgtgctcctccttctccccctccttcctctcctcctctttccctgtGCCAGGAGGGCAGGCTATTTTTAGTCAGGCATGGGCAACAGCAGCTGGCCTCCAGGATCTAGTTACTCCTTGAAGTGAAGTGGGGAGGGGGATCTCAGACCAAAACAACAGCTCCAAATCAGAAGCCCTCTCTAGGAGAGCAGAGTCTCTCTAACTCTGGTCTGTCATCTTCTGCCCCTTCCCATCATCCTCAGGGATCCCAGAGCCCTGCATCTGAGCAGGCCCCATGCCCTGCCGGCCTCCTGTCTTCTGGAGGAGCCTTTCTTCTCTCCATGATGATAGGAGGGTTTGGCCAGGCTTCTGGCTCACCCCTGCCACTGGCCTGCTGGGTGACTCACTCTGACCCCTCAGAGTCCCCACTGTGTGAAGGAAACAAGCTAAGAGCTCTTCACAGGTCTATGAATGACACTGCTGGAAGTTTCCAAAAGTGAGTAGGCAGTCAGCAAGCCTTGAGGATCAATCTCTGGAATATCCCAGCCCTCCCCTTTCAAGAAAAGTCAAAGGCCTTCCTCCAAGACACCTGGGTTCCAGGAACCTCCATGCTCCAACCTCAAACATCCAAGTTACTGCCCCACAGAGCACCCAGGCCTGGCCTGAAAGAGGTCTAGAGTGCTCCCGCAAGTAAAGGCACAAAGTCCCCTCTTGTCCTTACCATGGTTGCTGGTGACCGGGACTCCTCTGTTGCAGGTCGCCTCCTTTGCACTCCACCACCCAAAGATGACCTGGCCTGCTCTAGCCCCCGGGATTTGTAGGGgcaccctcccctcccacctccctgctCCCCAGCACTGGAGACCC
This window of the Pongo abelii isolate AG06213 chromosome 21, NHGRI_mPonAbe1-v2.0_pri, whole genome shotgun sequence genome carries:
- the TNNC2 gene encoding troponin C, skeletal muscle isoform X1, with translation MTDQQAEARSYLSEEMIAEFKAAFDMFDADGGGDISVKELGTVMRMLGQTPTKEELDAIIEEVDEDGSGTIDFEEFLVMMVRQMKEDAKGKSEEELAECFRIFDRNADGYIDPEELAEIFRASGEHVTDEEIESLMKDGDKNNDGRIDFDEFLKMMEGVQ
- the TNNC2 gene encoding troponin C, skeletal muscle isoform X2 gives rise to the protein MIAEFKAAFDMFDADGGGDISVKELGTVMRMLGQTPTKEELDAIIEEVDEDGSGTIDFEEFLVMMVRQMKEDAKGKSEEELAECFRIFDRNADGYIDPEELAEIFRASGEHVTDEEIESLMKDGDKNNDGRIDFDEFLKMMEGVQ